A genomic window from Elaeis guineensis isolate ETL-2024a chromosome 3, EG11, whole genome shotgun sequence includes:
- the LOC105042228 gene encoding transcription factor MYB20 encodes MGRQPCCDKVGLKKGPWTAEEDKKLINFILTNGPCCWRAVPKLAGLLRCGKSCRLRWTNYLRPDLKRGLLSESEEKLVIELHSQLGNRWSKIASHLPGRTDNEIKNHWNTHIKKKLRKMGIDPLTHKPISSTFDQQQQQQGCASVGGNDKNEQLCLQSPPKMAQEEAEEKSITNSFDPIEIDASFSKSPIFFTDEVPVIEPHEFVVPCASSTPSISSTSISSSCSSSSSEPKAEEMQLPCMDWPESLYLWGLDDFMGLEFLSDDGDGKLSLDPFSQCQRTFLDQESGKFELF; translated from the exons ATGGGGAGGCAGCCATGCTGTGATAAGGTGGGGCTTAAAAAGGGGCCATGGACAGCAGAGGAGGACAAGAAGCTCATCAACTTTATCCTGACCAATGGCCCATGTTGCTGGAGAGCTGTGCCCAAGCTAGCAG GATTGCTTAGGTGTGGGAAGAGTTGCAGGCTGAGATGGACAAATTATCTCAGGCCTGATTTGAAGCGTGGATTGCTATCAGAGTCTGAGGAGAAGCTGGTCATTGAACTCCACTCTCAACTTGGGAACAG ATGGTCCAAAATTGCATCTCATCTCCCTGGTAGAACAGATAATGAGATAAAGAACCATTGGAACACCCACATAAAGAAGAAGCTAAGGAAAATGGGAATTGATCCACTCACTCACAAGCCCATCTCTTCAACTTTTgaccagcagcagcagcagcaaggaTGTGCTTCAGTTGGTGGAAATGATAAAAATGAGCAGCTCTGCTTGCAGTCTCCTCCCAAGATGGCACAAGAGGAAGCAGAGGAAAAGAGCATCACAAACTCGTTCGATCCTATAGAGATTGATGCATCGTTTAGCAAATCCCCTATTTTTTTCACTGATGAAGTGCCTGTGATCGAGCCCCATGAGTTCGTAGTCCCTTGTGCTTCCTCGACCCCCTCCATCTCCTCTACTTCCATCTCTTCATCatgctcttcttccagctctgaACCTAAAGCTGAGGAAATGCAACTTCCATGCATGGACTGGCCAGAGTCGTTGTACCTCTGGGGGCTGGATGACTTCATGGGATTGGAATTTCTCAGTGATGATGGGGATGGAAAATTAAGCCTTGATCCTTTTAGCCAATGCCAAAGAACTTTTCTAGATCAGGAGTCAGGGAAATTTGAGCTTTTCTGA